ACTTGGGGAACGTTAGAATATCTGATTCGGTTGCCAAACATATAGGTTGATCGTGTTCTCCAGATCGTATCAAGTGATCTTTGATcttaaaaattgaataaaacaTTTTAGCTTGTACATATCACGTGACAATGGAGAAGATGTTTGATTGCAATAAATTGATAGACTGTGAGCTATGCGAATTAGGGTTCCACACTTCCGGTGGTGCTTGTCACCGTTTGCTTATTTGGTTTTCaagaaagcaatacttttaCGGCTAaatggtttgattttttttaattgatattaTTTGAAGGAAGCTATCTAATTACTTGCTTTAAAGAATATATGTACCCGTGATCATATTGTTAATTGTATgcattttacaaaagaaatggTTTTCTCAAGACTTCAGTTTATATGTGTATTATTGGGATGtttgttgttttcttgtttcttcGAACTTACGAATTCGTCTATAATTAAACAGAAATTTTATTGTTACTCAAAAGAGTGAAACACTGCAAGTAAAGACGCTCCAAGTTGACAATCGATTTAAGGTAAAAACAACAGTTTCGTGTCTTCCTAGAAACTTCTAGTTCTGTACTGCTAACAATCTGTTATGAAACCGATGGAATTCAGATCTGAAATGACTAGAATCGTTTGTGACAAATACAAAGCCGAGGGGATATATAAATATCCAGTGGAAATCGAGTTTACTAAAACAATTTGCAAAATTTCATCTAATTATATAACCATGCTCTTGAATAACATGCATATAATAAGATACTTATAGAGATGGCAAACATGTTGTCTCTTCCCACCCCATCTCATCCCGTATCGTAGCAGATTCGTCTTCAAACAGATTACGACGGATCAGAATTGTGCAGACTGCAGTCTCCGGAATAGCTGACCAAACCTACTCCGccaaaaatgtaaatttttgCGAGTCGGTCTGTGGGACATGAGATTACATACAAGCATACAGTTTCCGGAGGTTACGTGAAAACCAAAACACCGTCAGAGCTCCACTCTTCATTATCGAAGGTTTTACGACTTTAtcggtgaaaaaaaaaactgaatcgtttcttcattcttttttttctcatttttttttcaaatggaaAATGAAATGAAGAAATGATATGGGATTTTTGTTATTCCGCATGACCTGTTTTGGCTCATCCTGCAATTTTTACGGGCCTACAATATCAAGGTCTAATACTATCCCACTACAAGTTTTTTGCGGATCAGATCTGCAATCCAAATCTAACACTGCCATCTCTAGATACTTAGCAGCCAAATTTGTGAATGCtaactaaatattatttatattttaaaaattaaaagtattgATCCGTGGGAAAAATTTACTATCATTTATAGCTAGAAAAGTTTGAATAATAGTAACTTATTTTAGGTTTAGGAGGACTGTTTAATCGAAAATCAAGAGTTATACTAAAAGATGATCATTCCAGCAACTATAGATCATATAAGTTATCATAGAAAAGAAAATGGATGAAATTTTGCTTAGCCTCacattaaaattttcttttgtgcaaagaaacataaaacacTACAAAGATTCATTTTATATTCTAGAAACACAACAGGAAAACATAGTTGAACCTGTGTGTACAAAGAGTCTGTAGAAATATACGTTATAACACGTGTATAAATGTGTACATATAGTCACGTCTATGTGTGTATataaagacaagaagaagaagcagagccataaagaaaaagaaagaaaaaaagggaCAGAAACGTACCCAAAAGAAGTAAGAGAAAGACTCAGTATCAGTTGTGACCCAAATATCATAAAAGCCTTTTCCATTTTCATGcactcatcatcatcttccctCCCTATtgttttctctattttcttCCCATCTAATTTAATTTAACTCATTTTCTCCTCTTTGcttcagaaaataaaatcataagatctagtttacaaaaaaaaagaaaaaatatgattctcttttttatatttacttgcTTAGCATCATCTTCCCCTCCCTTTTTTAACATCCCTCCCTATTTTCTTCCCATTTAATTTAATTCATTTTGTCTATTTCCTTCCCATTTGTTTCATTTTGtcataaaaaaatgaaatttattctcacaaaatatattataagatCTCCCAACAGTTTATTTGTCTTTTTTGTACTTTAATTTTGTTATACAAAATgctacagtttttttttaatattttaactcaTGCCCCTCTCTCTAtatttctccttcttcttcacgcCGCCTACCAAATATAAACACACTCTCTCTAGCTCTCCCTTGCATTCTCTTTGCATTTTCCTCTCAATTATTTTCATCCTTTCATtgttctctcttcctcttctttttttgtttcctctttcagaaaaataaatttgttttctttttattctgtGTTTTCTTATAATCTCTTTAGTTTTCCTTTCTCTCTTTGCGTGTGTGCACCTTCTTTTTTATCTCTCTTCATCACCTTTTGCCGATTGGTGATTGTATATGGTTAATATTGCTTCTTCAACCTCACTGGTAAAAcaaccatctctctctctctctctctctctctctctctctctctctctctctctctctctctctctctctctctctctctctctctctctctctctctcattgtcTTTCAGCAGtgagttttttgttattttgatcAGAAAAATAAGATCTGATCTTTTTTCAACCCTTAATTAGTTTTTGATCAAAGTAGATTACTATCTCAGCTCCTTTCTCAAAGTTGATCTATTTTTCTAAGATATGTGTTGTGTATGATCCGTTACAGATTCTGCTCCTCTGGTTTTTGGTCCGTACAGCTTCTAGACTTTGATCATATTTGTTTGTGTTAAAGGACTCATGATTCATGTTACTTCTGTTTGATGCTGCTATGCAAAAGGTCTATTATATAGTGCACTGAAGCTATCTTTCAGATgaaaaaaagtaattaaaaaatgAATCCTTTGTTGCTGACTACTGGTTGTTCTTTTTTATCTCAAtatgttttgctttttttttttgctttttggaTGTACTTAAAAGATCCTACCAGTCctctattttataatagttttataaaagtCTTTGttctttgatctttttttgTCTGGGCCTCTTTTTGTCTTGTATCGCCCCATCAAACTTTTagagttttatttataatgcaagtgttcttgttttatttcagTTGTCTCAGGTGTAGTATTCTTTGATCATCACAACTTCGGAGCTGAGAGTTTGGATTTGTTTCCCTCTCTTGAGTGATCAACAAATCATTGATCTAGAGGATGGATCATAGAAGAAGAAATGATCCAGAGTTTGATGAGTTTGAGAAGCTTCTTGGAGAGATTCCCAAAGTTACTTCAGGAAACGACTATACAAGTTTCCCTATATGCTTCAGCTCAAGCAGATCCTCACCAGATCTTCATCTTCCCGGTGGTGACGACAGCACACTTACCTCTGCATTTGCTGAAGGAAACTTCAACTTTGGAATGCCTAATCAAACTCTGGAGTTCCCTCGAGTTATGTCCATTCCTGCTAACCACTTCCCAAGTAGCTCACCTTGTGTGTACTTCCGCAATGCTCAGCCGCAGCGTTACATGCCATCCTCTCAGGCTCACCATCATCAAGCTTTGGATCATCACTCTCATATTATCCATTGGAGGAATAGCCAAGAAGGGAGGGTGAGactgcaagaagaagaagaagaacagtaCATGCCTGTGTTGGAGCAGTATCCAAGACAGTTCAAAGGCATGTACACTGCTCCAGGACAGGAACATTTCGATTACCATCACCGAGCTCATGATGGTGATGAAAGCCTGAGGAGTTTAGACGGGGTGGTAAGCAAGAGAATGTACTATCCGGAGAAGATTTTAATGAGATCACCGCTCGGTTTAAACACGGCTAAACTCATAAACTACGGCGTCGGAGATCTTGCAATGAGCCTCAACAACTTGACGTTACAACCTCCAAAGTATACAAACTCTCTTGCAGAGACAAAAGGGAAGATATATCAGATGGCGAAAGATCAGCATGGTTGTCGCTTCCTGCAGAGGAAATTCGCTGAGAGAGATGAGAACGATATAGAAATAATCTTTAACGAGATCATTGACTATATCAGTGAGCTTATGGTAGACCCTTTTGGCAACTACCTTGTCCAGAAGCTTCTCGAAGTATGCAGCCAAGATCAGAGGATGCAGATTGTTCATTCCATCACTAGAAAACCAGGAGTGCTTATCAAAATCTCTTGTGACATGCACgggtaaaacaaaaaaacaaaacagttagATTTGaatatgtaatgtttttttattacctGACGTGGTCTTTTCATGTTGTAACAGGACTAGAGTTGTTCAAAAGATGGTTGAAACGGTTAAGAGACGGGAGGAGATTGCCATGATCATGTCTGCTTTGAAGCatggcgttgtgattttgataAAGAATGTAAATGGTAACCACGTTGTTCAACGTTGCTTGCAGTATCTGTTACCTCACTGCGAGATGGTATAACGCAACTTtcttcactgtttttttttttttgaaataaaattttgaaatataaaaagaatgtGATTCagttttttgtgtgtgtgtctcttttcagtttctttttgaGGTAGTGATTAGTAACTGTGTTGATCTTGCAACTGATCAACATGGATGTTGTGTGCTTCAAAAATGTCTTGGCTATTCCAAAGGAGAACAAAAGTACCGCTTGGTCTTTGAGATTGCCTCTAATGCTCTACTCCTCTCTCAACACCCTTTTGGGTATTATTACATGTTTTATATCTTTTGAATCCACTGCTTGTAAGTAATGGAAAAAATAAAgcaaacttgtttttttttttgaaaaaattattgcAGGAACTACGTTATTCAATATATTCTTGATCTACAACTCCAATGGGCTATCAACGGGATACTAGAGATGTTGGAAGGGAACTACACCGAGCTATCCATGCAGAAATGTAGCAGCAATGTAGTTGAGAAGTGTCTGAGACTATCTGATGACAAACACCGGGCTCGCATCATCAGAGAACTCATAAACTTTGGTCGTCTTGACCAAGTCATGTTGGATCCTTACGGAAACTATGTCGTTCAATCAGCTCTTAAACAATCCAAggtaaaacacacacaaatcaCAAACTGTTGATTGATTTTAGATTCAGTCCATAGagatgcagattttttttttttcaaattcagTCTCTAAAGATGGGATTGTTGCAGGGGACTACTGCTTATGGTCTTTTGGTTGATGCTATTACACTTCATGTCTCATCTCTACGTACCAATTCTTACGGTAAAAAAGTACTATCTGCACTTTGCTCgaagaagtaaaaaaattagcaggtaaaaatatatcttcggaagtaacttttttttctctgtttttgtcACTTGATTTTAATTACGGTTAATATTGATTCATTTTTTCTTGACAGTTGCAGATTTGTAGCAAATGTTGCtctgtgttgttgttgttacttGTTGGTGAAGTTACCTTGTAAAATGTAATGTGTAATAAGAGAGCATAGTCCGCAGGTTTATGGTTTAAAGATCCAAAAGAGACAAAAGAAGATTCAAAGAAATGGCTTTGTTTTGTAATAGGATCTTACAATCATCTTTGTTTTGTAGTCTGATCTTACATTCATCTTTGTTTTGTCgtatcatattaaatatttcttatttaCACATAACAAGGAAAATCAATTAGGAATAATAGAATAATATTGACGCCCTAAAGAATCTGATTTAAAAATTGGgcacaatataaaaaaaaaatatgacctcTACGGCGATGTTAAGTTTCTTCTCCAGGGATTCATCGTTTTTGCTGGGGTTTTCTTGGGATAGAAGTAAATGGATTTCTAGAAATTTTGTAAAGAGGTCATGTGAATTAATGGGGATGCCCATGATTCAAAGATAGTCATCGGTCTTCTTACGTGTTGGTTACACACTATTTTCGAAATAAATTAGTTAACATGATAGAAAGTTGTAACGATCGTGTCCAACAAAATGAATTGATTGTGACTAGAATATTACAAAGTCTTAAACATTGTCACCCCCCACATCTTATGGACGATAACGACTGATTCAACGTGTCGAAATCACATTGGGTAAACAGTCAAAAGCTTTAACTAGAGTGTTCATTTGGTTCACAACAATTGGGTAACTACaactttcgttttttttttaaattctgttttgggtcttttataaaagaaataactatattttattaaataaccaAATTGGTACtttataataaaagagagactactttaaattaataaattcggtttcagattttttaatttatatttctgATTCTTGTTTAATCAAATCGGTTGGATTTCAAAACTGTGAGCTAAACTGAACCGGTAAAAATCTAGGCTTTTTTTTGGTCGAAAAAAATCTAATCTTTTAGGACAGAACAGAATCATGTGAAAATGAAAAGTCCAACTTTTTCTTCTCTGCTCGCTATTTAAAGACAAAAACACATAGTCTCGCACagagacaaataaaaaaagaatgattctgaaagaaagaaaaaaaagaaaaaaacgaaactTGTTGAGATAAGACGAAGATTCGTTTtgtgcagagagagagagagagacatggTGTTCCGAGGCGACACGGTGATGTCCGTAGCCCACTTATCTGCGGATATATTTCAAAGGTGGATTCCTGCGTCGGATCGAATCAGAAGCGGGGAGATGTTGCAGCTCGTGTGCTGTTTTCCGCTTCAAGAACTGGGTCGATTCGTGTCATGGTTCTGGAACTACATCTGTGTTCCACCGCCTGAGATTTTATATTACGAGAGATCATTATCATCATCGTCTTCTTTTTCGATTGTTAATAACCAGAATTACTATCATCTTCATTTGGAGTGACTATGTTTTATTACCCCTTATTTGTATACTATTAGAATCAAAGTAATCAGGAGATCTTGAGCTTTTGGTGATGTGTTATAGTTTACTCTTTCGTCCATTTAGGAGTCAAATGAGCGTGTTGTGATGTCTTCTTAGGTGTGTATAAAATCTCTTAGTAGTaacaaaaagtaataaattactctttcatgttttcaaaGTGTTGTGATCTCTTACAGTTCCTATAAGGATACATGGTACAATCCCTGGACGTGATGTATGGTAAAGTTCAAACCTTTATTTGTGTATAATAAATTTACACTGTATTCTTCTTGAGGTGTCGTACTGATGATATGTTCttgcttgtcttttttttctttcaggttTGAGAAGTTTAATGGAATCCAGTTCAGGATTAACGTTATAAGGCAGCAGTGTCGTGCCACGAGTTTGGGCCTTCTCCAGTATATAATACGGCCATTGTTCTAGATGCAGAGGGTACCTTCTCTCAAGATTTGTTCTAAAGAAGAAAAAGGTTACATATCCCTTTGTTGGTTGAATCGGTTTGGTTATCATCATGGCTCAACAAGGATCTTTGACTCTGTGCTTGTAGCAGCATAAGATTAGTCTCGTTTTTACTTTCGCCAAATGTAAGTTAAACGAATCTCTAACTTGGGCCAGTAGCCACGTCTGCGGATAGTGTCCATATCTTTTTCTATATGAAGTTCACTAGGTTGTATTGTTTTTGAAGACTCTAGAGGCTTGAGGGCTCTCTCTACTTATAAACCTCAAGTTTTGAAAGGATAAGTGGCAACAGCCTCCAAAGTTGTGGGCAAATGAAAATTTAGGAACCATGTTTTTAAACAAAttccaattttaaaataagaaatggtaaattattttacttatgAACTAAATAAAACGTTAATTTCGACAAACAGATGCAAAATATACGGATATTTAATAGACCCGGCCCATACTAAAACAAGTCAAACCATGGACTACGAATAACTTTTAGTTGTATAGAGCGACAATGAATGTTTGGGAGCCCAATTACAAAGCCCATATGAGTTCAGCTTGTCTCAACTATGGATTTTGGTGGTGCTTTGTGTCAAGGTCTAAACATCATTGAAGCTAATTGAGGTTAATAAGAATGGTAATTGGGGACATTACTTTTACTACGGAGGTCGGAAATAAACCTAATTGACTGTAGATAATGAACAtaagaaagaagatgatgaagatgaagagtaAGTGAGTAACACTTGTACTGTTTTTTCCTTGAACTTATGTGAAGTTCCAATAATTActtaataatgttttaaatattgataCGCCGAATAATAAACGAAAAATTGATACACTGAATCAAATATCAaagtaataacaaaaataaattattggaaaaacaaagagagaaacaATAACGAAACAATAATCTGGAGAAATATATATGGGTTAGGCAGCCAAATCATGTTACTTGAGCACATGGAAATCATCTAATTTCAATGTTCTTTATCTTTAAGAAACAATCAAACAGCTCATTGCTTCTCTCATATCTACTCATTTCACACgcatacaaagaaaaacatattaaGGTTATTGATCATTTATATtatggaaaaatataaaacagttGAAGTGTACCAAGAGagaatataaatacatatataaaagatCATTAGCAGAAAAAATAAAGGTGAAAACATTCATCGAAAACGTTGAAACCACAAAAAAGAGCTAACAAAAGAGAATATATACTTTGTTTGACAGCAAAAATTACAAATTCTAACAAGTTAAATTGATAACATACTTATTTTAACTGATtgtcatttgaaaaaaaaaaagattttatcaaaactatcatttgaaaacttttttttgtttttttttttgaaaactttatatttgaagaTTTTGTCATACTAatactttattttctttgtgtATACAAACAAAGTTAATAGTGCGCAACTGCGCATTGCTCTTTCCAACTATTTTCATATACATTGTTGATGAACTAAAACCTTTACGTGTCAAAAGGCAATTCCACAGAACAACATAACACATTTCTTATACAGTTAAACTAATACTGATAGTGGGATATATATAAGAAGGTATTGAAAACATCGAAATTAAATTATACAACGCGTTGGTGTAAAGTGACATGTACACACTTGGCCTTTACATGCCTACTCGTGTATATAAACACTAACAAATGTAACTCACAAGTCACACCTCAAAATCAAGAACAACAATAAACACCAAACCTTCTCTATCATATTAAAAAGAATACTAACAATGGAGGCAATGAAGATGAAGCTTTTTGTGGCGGTTTTGGTTGCGATGATAGCGTTCTCTGCGGTTCAACATTCGGCTGCAGCGGTTGACGCTCCGGCCCCGAGCCCCTCCTCCGATGCCTCCTCGTTTATCCCTACTTTCTTTGCCTCCGTCGCCGTTCTGGCATTTGGATTACTCTTTTAATaagttttatcttttttcttcttatttttaactgaattaaataaatcaatTAATCTATGTCTAAGTCATGTATTGTTTGTGTCTCTTTGAATTCTTGTAATTGATTAATATTGAgtttggtctctctctctctctctctccatgtATCGTTGTTGAATTTTACTCATCTTAATATCAATAATGTATCAATTATTTTTCCTCAGTTGGTTTATTTAATGGGTCAATTTGCTCAATAATCATATAAACACTAACAATTAAGAATATAGCCATTCATGAAAAGCTGTGTCAATTTGATGAAGAAATGGACCACGTTCTCTTTTCTCGCGCGTGAGATTTGATTAATGCAACGATTGATATCCTACTATACTATGTTTGTCAAATATATAGTAcagaataattaatttataacaaCAACCATTATgaataagataaaaaaaataagaaagctGAAAAAGATTAAGGGTTTGTACAGAGTACATTTGACCCTAAACCAAATTATATACCCACACCATATACtgtaaacccaaaccctaaattcaaaccaaatactttaaacccaaaccatataccctaaacccaaactatataccataaatccaaaccatatatcctaaacccaaaccctaaatccaaaccatataccctaaacccaaacactaaacccacaccatatacactaaaccctaaacccaaatcatatacactaaaccctaaacccaaaccatataccctaaacccaaatcttaaacccaaaccatatcccctaaaccctaaacccaaacaatataccctaaacccaaacaatataccataaacccaaaccatataccctaaacccaaaccctaaacccaaaccatataccctaaacccaaacactaaacccaaaccatataccctaaaccctaaacccaaatcatataccctaaacccaaaccatatactcaaaccgtataccctaaacaaaccctaatcataaaccctaaacccaaactcttatccattacgtgactatgctatacatgttatggtatggaatactcgacacactcacaaactttgtatatatgaatatcTCTAAAATTTTCTTAGAGAAAAATGATGAGTGGTGACGgtgttggagaacaaaacagtgtaactgatcaagtattgagtaataagaatcatgagacagagagagagatataaattgcaaaataagagaaaaagaaatgtattgtactatactgtaatttaaaatagtatagaacataTGACGCATGATATGAGATAGggattatgaagaaaattagaGAAGTTTACACGatggaaagagaaagagaaaaaaacggATGGAAGGGAGAGAGAGGGAAGATGTCAAATAGATAGAAGAAAATGGGATACCG
This genomic stretch from Raphanus sativus cultivar WK10039 chromosome 3, ASM80110v3, whole genome shotgun sequence harbors:
- the LOC108846330 gene encoding pumilio homolog 12, with protein sequence MDHRRRNDPEFDEFEKLLGEIPKVTSGNDYTSFPICFSSSRSSPDLHLPGGDDSTLTSAFAEGNFNFGMPNQTLEFPRVMSIPANHFPSSSPCVYFRNAQPQRYMPSSQAHHHQALDHHSHIIHWRNSQEGRVRLQEEEEEQYMPVLEQYPRQFKGMYTAPGQEHFDYHHRAHDGDESLRSLDGVVSKRMYYPEKILMRSPLGLNTAKLINYGVGDLAMSLNNLTLQPPKYTNSLAETKGKIYQMAKDQHGCRFLQRKFAERDENDIEIIFNEIIDYISELMVDPFGNYLVQKLLEVCSQDQRMQIVHSITRKPGVLIKISCDMHGTRVVQKMVETVKRREEIAMIMSALKHGVVILIKNVNGNHVVQRCLQYLLPHCEMFLFEVVISNCVDLATDQHGCCVLQKCLGYSKGEQKYRLVFEIASNALLLSQHPFGNYVIQYILDLQLQWAINGILEMLEGNYTELSMQKCSSNVVEKCLRLSDDKHRARIIRELINFGRLDQVMLDPYGNYVVQSALKQSKGTTAYGLLVDAITLHVSSLRTNSYGKKVLSALCSKK
- the LOC108846525 gene encoding arabinogalactan protein 14-like, with translation MEAMKMKLFVAVLVAMIAFSAVQHSAAAVDAPAPSPSSDASSFIPTFFASVAVLAFGLLF
- the LOC108846962 gene encoding uncharacterized protein LOC108846962, coding for MVFRGDTVMSVAHLSADIFQRWIPASDRIRSGEMLQLVCCFPLQELGRFVSWFWNYICVPPPEILYYERSLSSSSSFSIVNNQNYYHLHLE